One part of the uncultured Celeribacter sp. genome encodes these proteins:
- a CDS encoding DUF4174 domain-containing protein, with the protein MKKLYVAALAALLISPSAWAQATQPSPELTPAQTPAPALVIQSADTAELTQFKWAARVLVVFADSPLDPSFREQIERLHERPAALIERDVVIFTDTDPDARSAMRRELRPRGFALVIVDKDGRVMLRKPSPWDVREIIGAIDRTPLRQQEIREAKEAARADG; encoded by the coding sequence ATGAAAAAACTTTATGTCGCAGCGCTTGCAGCGCTTCTTATCAGCCCCAGTGCTTGGGCCCAGGCCACGCAACCATCGCCGGAGTTGACCCCGGCCCAAACTCCCGCCCCTGCGCTGGTGATCCAGAGCGCGGACACGGCAGAACTGACGCAATTCAAATGGGCCGCGCGCGTTCTGGTCGTCTTTGCCGACAGCCCGCTGGACCCAAGCTTTCGCGAACAGATCGAACGGCTGCACGAACGCCCGGCTGCGCTGATCGAACGCGATGTGGTCATCTTCACCGACACCGATCCCGATGCCCGCTCTGCCATGCGCCGCGAATTGCGGCCGCGTGGGTTTGCGCTGGTGATCGTCGACAAGGACGGACGCGTCATGCTGCGCAAGCCCAGCCCCTGGGATGTGCGGGAAATCATCGGGGCCATTGACCGGACCCCCTTGCGACAGCAGGAAATCCGCGAAGCGAAAGAGGCCGCCCGCGCAGACGGCTGA
- a CDS encoding multidrug effflux MFS transporter, whose protein sequence is MSTHTSSKPVVRFLDRSTPPHIFTLVLMAGLAAMTINVFLPALPEMTAHFGTQYRVMQLSVAIFLAVNAALQLVIGPLSDRYGRRPVLITGILIFLAATLGAIYAPSAEAFLVLRAAQAGIVTAMVLSRAIVRDMVPGEEAAQMIAYVTMGMSLVPMVAPSVGGILTAQFGWESCFWLLIGVGVLLLLLVIFDSGETAPKSTGTMRDTLKGFPELLRSQRFLGYALSAATASGAYFAFLGGAPFVGSTLFGLSEDHLGLYMAAPAVGYFFGNFLAGRFSTRLGMNPMILIGASVSTLGIFVSLLLFLAGQATVESFFAFITLVGLGNGLQLPNSIAGSLSVRPHLAGTAAGLGGAMYIGGGAVLSALAGSVLTVEGGATPLLVIMLCASASSILAALWVVLRERRLTRG, encoded by the coding sequence ATGTCGACACACACCAGCTCCAAGCCCGTGGTGCGCTTCCTCGACCGAAGCACTCCACCGCATATCTTCACCCTTGTGCTCATGGCCGGTCTCGCCGCCATGACCATCAACGTGTTCCTGCCTGCTCTGCCGGAAATGACCGCGCATTTCGGCACACAATACCGCGTCATGCAGCTTTCGGTGGCAATCTTTCTGGCAGTCAACGCAGCTTTGCAGTTGGTCATCGGCCCGCTGTCAGACCGCTACGGGCGACGCCCCGTTCTGATCACCGGCATCCTCATCTTTCTGGCCGCCACGCTGGGTGCCATTTACGCGCCTTCGGCAGAGGCTTTTCTGGTCCTGCGCGCCGCGCAGGCCGGGATCGTGACCGCCATGGTGCTGTCGCGCGCCATCGTCCGCGACATGGTCCCCGGCGAAGAGGCTGCGCAAATGATTGCCTATGTGACCATGGGCATGTCTTTGGTGCCCATGGTCGCCCCTTCGGTCGGCGGCATCCTTACTGCGCAATTTGGCTGGGAAAGCTGTTTCTGGCTGCTTATAGGCGTGGGCGTCCTTCTGCTTTTGCTGGTAATTTTCGACTCCGGCGAAACCGCGCCCAAAAGCACGGGAACCATGCGCGACACGCTCAAAGGCTTCCCGGAGCTGCTGCGCTCACAACGCTTTCTGGGATATGCGCTCTCTGCGGCCACGGCCTCCGGCGCCTATTTCGCCTTTCTCGGCGGCGCACCCTTCGTAGGCAGCACCCTCTTTGGCCTGTCCGAAGACCATCTGGGCCTCTATATGGCAGCCCCCGCGGTAGGGTATTTCTTTGGCAATTTCCTGGCAGGACGCTTCTCGACCCGGCTGGGCATGAACCCCATGATCCTGATTGGCGCCAGCGTCAGCACGCTGGGCATCTTCGTGTCCCTACTGCTGTTCCTGGCCGGCCAAGCGACAGTGGAAAGCTTCTTCGCCTTCATTACCCTTGTCGGCCTCGGCAACGGGCTGCAACTGCCCAATTCCATCGCAGGCTCGCTGTCGGTGCGCCCGCATCTGGCCGGGACCGCTGCAGGCCTTGGCGGGGCGATGTACATTGGCGGCGGCGCGGTCCTTTCAGCGCTTGCTGGCTCGGTCCTGACGGTCGAAGGCGGGGCCACCCCCCTGCTGGTGATCATGCTCTGCGCCTCAGCCTCGTCGATTCTGGCCGCGCTCTGGGTCGTGCTGCGCGAACGGCGACTGACGCGCGGCTAA
- the scpA gene encoding methylmalonyl-CoA mutase, giving the protein MTDRKKWEELATKELRGKPLESLQWETLEGIKVKPLYAEDDLDGMTHLGNTPGVAPFTRGVKATMYAGRPWTIRQYAGFSTAEESNAFYRKALAAGQQGVSVAFDLATHRGYDSDHPRVVGDVGKAGVAIDSVEDMKILFDGIPLDKVSVSMTMNGAVIPILANFIVTGEEQGHDKAVLAGTIQNDILKEFMVRNTYIYPPEPSMKIIADIIEYTSNEMPKFNSISISGYHMQEAGANLVQELAFTLADGREYVRTAINAGMDVDKFAGRLSFFFAIGMNFFMEAAKLRAARLLWARVMEEFEPKLDKSKMLRTHCQTSGVSLQEQDPYNNVIRTAYEAMSAALGGTQSLHTNALDEAIALPTEFSARIARNTQLILQEETGITNVVDPLAGSYYVESLTAELAEKAWELMEEIEDMGGMTKAVNSGMPKLRIEETAARRQANIDRGDEVIVGVNKYRKDKEDPIDILDVDNVAVRESQVAALERIRASRDNAKVDDTLDALEAAAKSGEGNLLALAVEAARARATVGEISMAMEKAFGRHRAEVKTLAGVYGAAYEGDEGFAQIQKDVETFAEKAGRRPRMLVVKMGQDGHDRGAKVIATAFADIGFDVDVGPLFQTPEEAAQDAIDNDVHIVGISSQAAGHKTLAPKLIEALKEQGAEDIIVICGGVIPQQDYQFLYDAGVKAIFGPGTNIPSAAREILDLISTQ; this is encoded by the coding sequence ATGACAGACAGGAAAAAGTGGGAAGAGCTTGCCACCAAGGAACTCAGAGGCAAGCCTCTGGAGAGCCTGCAATGGGAGACACTGGAAGGCATCAAGGTCAAGCCGCTCTATGCCGAGGACGATCTGGACGGTATGACCCATCTAGGCAACACGCCGGGGGTGGCGCCGTTCACCCGTGGCGTCAAAGCCACGATGTATGCCGGGCGGCCCTGGACCATTCGTCAATATGCGGGGTTCTCAACGGCTGAGGAATCCAACGCGTTCTACCGCAAGGCACTGGCCGCAGGACAGCAAGGGGTTTCCGTGGCCTTCGATCTGGCCACCCACCGCGGCTATGACAGTGACCACCCGCGCGTGGTGGGGGACGTTGGCAAGGCCGGTGTCGCCATCGACAGCGTTGAAGATATGAAAATCCTGTTTGACGGCATCCCGCTCGACAAAGTGTCGGTGTCGATGACCATGAACGGGGCTGTGATCCCGATTCTGGCCAACTTCATCGTGACGGGCGAAGAGCAGGGCCATGATAAGGCGGTTTTGGCCGGGACCATTCAGAACGACATTCTGAAAGAGTTCATGGTGCGCAACACCTATATCTATCCGCCAGAACCTTCGATGAAGATCATTGCCGATATCATCGAATACACCTCCAACGAGATGCCGAAGTTCAACTCGATCTCGATTTCCGGCTATCATATGCAGGAAGCGGGCGCGAATCTCGTGCAAGAACTCGCCTTCACGCTGGCGGACGGACGCGAATATGTGCGCACGGCGATCAACGCCGGCATGGACGTGGATAAATTTGCGGGCCGGCTGTCCTTCTTCTTTGCGATCGGCATGAATTTCTTCATGGAAGCCGCGAAACTGCGGGCGGCGCGTCTGCTTTGGGCGCGTGTGATGGAAGAATTCGAACCCAAGCTCGACAAGTCGAAAATGCTGCGCACCCACTGTCAGACCTCTGGTGTGTCACTGCAGGAGCAAGATCCCTACAACAACGTGATCCGCACCGCCTATGAGGCAATGTCGGCCGCGCTGGGCGGCACCCAGTCGCTGCACACCAATGCGCTGGACGAAGCCATCGCGCTGCCGACCGAATTTTCGGCGCGTATTGCCCGCAACACCCAGCTGATCCTGCAGGAAGAAACCGGCATCACCAATGTTGTCGACCCGCTGGCAGGCTCCTATTACGTCGAAAGCCTGACGGCGGAACTGGCCGAAAAGGCCTGGGAGCTGATGGAGGAAATCGAGGACATGGGCGGCATGACCAAGGCCGTCAATTCCGGGATGCCGAAGCTGCGCATCGAAGAAACTGCCGCCAGACGCCAGGCCAATATCGACCGTGGCGATGAGGTGATCGTTGGCGTCAACAAATATCGCAAAGACAAGGAAGATCCGATCGACATTCTCGACGTGGACAACGTTGCGGTGCGCGAATCTCAGGTTGCGGCGCTGGAACGGATCCGCGCCAGCCGGGACAACGCCAAGGTCGATGACACGCTGGACGCGCTGGAAGCTGCGGCCAAATCCGGCGAAGGCAACCTGCTTGCGCTGGCGGTCGAAGCCGCCCGTGCCCGTGCAACCGTGGGAGAAATTTCTATGGCTATGGAGAAAGCCTTTGGCCGTCACCGTGCCGAAGTGAAAACACTGGCCGGTGTCTATGGCGCCGCTTATGAGGGCGACGAAGGTTTTGCCCAGATCCAGAAAGACGTCGAAACCTTTGCCGAGAAGGCGGGTCGTCGTCCGCGGATGCTGGTGGTCAAGATGGGGCAGGACGGTCACGACCGCGGCGCCAAGGTCATCGCCACTGCCTTTGCCGACATCGGTTTTGACGTCGACGTTGGCCCGCTGTTCCAGACGCCGGAAGAGGCCGCACAGGATGCCATCGACAACGATGTGCACATCGTTGGCATCTCTTCGCAGGCCGCCGGTCACAAGACGCTCGCGCCCAAGCTGATCGAAGCGCTGAAGGAGCAGGGGGCAGAGGACATTATCGTGATCTGTGGCGGCGTGATCCCGCAACAGGACTATCAGTTCCTCTATGACGCAGGCGTCAAGGCGATCTTCGGTCCGGGAACAAACATTCCCTCTGCGGCGCGTGAGATCCTCGATCTGATTTCCACGCAATAA
- a CDS encoding acetyl/propionyl/methylcrotonyl-CoA carboxylase subunit alpha, translating into MFDKILIANRGEIACRVMKTAKKMGIKTVAIYSDADKHALHVQMADEAVHIGPPPANQSYIVIDKVMDAIRQTGAQAVHPGYGFLSENSKFAEALAAEGVAFVGPPKGAIEAMGDKITSKKLAQEAGVSTVPGYMGLIEDADEAVKISNEIGYPVMIKASAGGGGKGMRIAWNDTEAREGFQSSKNEAASSFGDDRIFIEKFVTQPRHIEIQVLCDAHGNGIWLNERECSIQRRNQKVIEEAPSPFLDPETRKAMGEQAVALAKAVDYTSAGTVEFIVDGDRNFYFLEMNTRLQVEHPVTELITGIDLVEQMIRVANGEPLSITQDDVKINGWAMESRLYAEDPYRNFLPSIGRLSKYRPPAEIVSKTNIVRNDTGVYEGGEISMYYDPMIAKLCTWGPDRSAAIENMRNALDAFEVEGIGHNLPFLSAVMDHPKFVSGDITTAFIAEEYPEGFEGVELPYGELERIAAAAAAMYRVAEIRRARISGRMDNHERVVSNDWVVQIGDQDFPAHIEADKNGSTVSIGDTKHRCESTWAPGDTLALIDMEHGTLTLKVSKIPGGFRIRSRGADLKVYVRSPRAAELSKYMIEKLPPDTSKLLLCPMPGLIVKVDVNVGDEVQEGQALCTVEAMKMENILRAERKGVVSKINAAPGDSLAVDEVIMEFE; encoded by the coding sequence ATGTTTGACAAGATCCTGATTGCGAACCGCGGCGAGATCGCTTGCCGGGTGATGAAAACCGCCAAGAAGATGGGGATCAAGACGGTCGCTATCTATTCGGATGCCGACAAGCACGCCTTGCATGTGCAGATGGCGGATGAGGCCGTGCATATTGGCCCGCCGCCAGCCAATCAGTCCTACATCGTGATCGACAAGGTGATGGACGCCATCCGGCAGACGGGCGCGCAGGCCGTGCACCCGGGCTATGGCTTCCTGTCCGAGAACTCCAAATTCGCCGAGGCGCTGGCCGCCGAAGGCGTCGCCTTTGTCGGGCCGCCGAAAGGTGCGATCGAGGCAATGGGGGACAAGATCACTTCGAAAAAGCTCGCTCAGGAAGCCGGCGTGTCGACCGTGCCGGGCTACATGGGGCTGATCGAAGACGCCGATGAAGCGGTGAAGATTTCCAATGAAATCGGCTATCCGGTGATGATCAAAGCCTCGGCAGGTGGCGGCGGCAAGGGCATGCGCATTGCCTGGAACGACACTGAGGCCCGTGAAGGTTTCCAGTCCTCCAAGAATGAGGCGGCAAGCTCCTTTGGCGATGACCGGATCTTTATCGAGAAATTCGTCACCCAGCCGCGCCACATCGAAATTCAGGTGCTCTGTGATGCCCATGGCAATGGCATCTGGCTGAATGAGCGCGAATGCTCCATCCAGCGCCGGAACCAGAAGGTGATCGAGGAGGCGCCGTCGCCCTTCCTTGACCCCGAGACGCGCAAGGCTATGGGCGAACAGGCCGTCGCTCTGGCCAAGGCCGTGGATTATACCTCGGCGGGGACAGTGGAATTCATCGTTGATGGCGACCGTAATTTCTATTTCCTCGAAATGAACACGCGGCTTCAGGTGGAACACCCGGTGACCGAGCTGATCACGGGCATTGACCTTGTCGAACAGATGATCCGTGTCGCCAATGGCGAGCCGCTGTCGATCACCCAAGACGATGTGAAAATCAACGGCTGGGCGATGGAAAGCCGGCTCTATGCTGAAGATCCCTATCGCAACTTCCTGCCGTCCATCGGGCGTCTGTCGAAATATCGCCCGCCTGCGGAGATCGTGTCCAAGACCAACATCGTGCGCAACGACACCGGCGTCTATGAGGGCGGCGAGATCTCGATGTATTACGACCCGATGATCGCCAAGCTCTGCACCTGGGGGCCGGACCGGTCGGCAGCGATTGAAAATATGCGTAACGCGCTCGACGCCTTCGAGGTGGAAGGCATCGGACACAACCTGCCGTTCCTGTCCGCCGTGATGGATCATCCGAAATTCGTCTCTGGCGACATCACCACCGCCTTCATTGCCGAAGAGTATCCCGAAGGTTTTGAGGGGGTGGAACTGCCCTATGGCGAGCTGGAACGCATCGCGGCGGCGGCGGCGGCCATGTATCGTGTCGCGGAAATTCGGCGCGCCCGAATTTCGGGGCGGATGGACAACCACGAACGGGTGGTGTCGAATGACTGGGTTGTCCAGATCGGCGATCAGGATTTCCCGGCACATATCGAAGCGGACAAGAACGGCTCGACCGTGTCCATCGGTGACACCAAGCACCGTTGCGAAAGCACATGGGCCCCGGGCGACACGCTGGCGCTGATCGATATGGAGCACGGGACGCTGACGCTGAAGGTCAGCAAGATCCCCGGCGGCTTCCGCATCCGCAGCCGCGGCGCGGACCTGAAGGTCTATGTGCGTTCACCGCGCGCCGCGGAGCTGAGCAAATACATGATTGAAAAGCTGCCGCCGGACACGTCGAAGCTGCTCTTGTGCCCGATGCCGGGACTGATCGTCAAAGTCGACGTAAATGTTGGCGACGAGGTTCAGGAAGGGCAGGCGCTTTGTACCGTCGAAGCAATGAAAATGGAAAACATCCTGCGTGCAGAGCGCAAAGGCGTGGTGTCCAAGATCAACGCGGCGCCGGGCGACAGCCTTGCCGTTGACGAAGTGATCATGGAGTTCGAGTAA
- a CDS encoding DUF6497 family protein: MTRHVLPVALTFCALAAAGYAEAPVETEALSVPSGQPVVFLETVTDHPAMGLTARFRFVAPQLPTYIADLPYEALEADMAALCDSYALPRLSTPQPSTIVISLASEPVPFADPDPDVTQVFEAYSPVEDHCEWEAF, encoded by the coding sequence ATGACCCGCCACGTGTTGCCAGTCGCGCTGACGTTCTGTGCGCTTGCCGCCGCCGGATATGCCGAGGCCCCGGTCGAGACCGAGGCCTTGTCGGTGCCTTCCGGGCAGCCGGTTGTCTTTCTGGAGACTGTGACAGACCATCCGGCCATGGGGCTGACGGCCCGCTTTCGCTTCGTGGCGCCGCAGTTGCCCACCTATATCGCGGACTTGCCTTATGAGGCGCTGGAGGCGGATATGGCCGCGCTCTGCGACAGTTATGCCCTGCCACGCCTGAGTACGCCCCAGCCGTCGACGATCGTGATTTCTCTGGCCTCTGAGCCGGTGCCCTTTGCCGACCCCGACCCGGATGTGACGCAGGTCTTCGAGGCCTACAGTCCGGTCGAGGATCATTGCGAATGGGAGGCCTTCTGA
- a CDS encoding RidA family protein: MAPKFHMFSNGPRPVAPFSHAVEDDGWVILTGQMPTDPEAPDAPLPEGIAAQTRRVMDNLLLILAELGLGAEHIVQCRCFLTEFERDYALFNESYKSYFPADRLPARTTVGVTALAVGALVEIDLIARRPQEGER; encoded by the coding sequence ATGGCTCCCAAATTCCATATGTTTTCCAACGGCCCGCGTCCGGTTGCGCCCTTCTCGCATGCCGTGGAGGATGACGGCTGGGTCATTCTGACCGGTCAGATGCCGACCGACCCAGAGGCCCCCGACGCGCCATTGCCCGAAGGGATCGCGGCGCAGACGCGGCGTGTCATGGACAATCTGCTGCTTATTCTGGCCGAATTGGGGCTGGGGGCAGAGCATATCGTGCAATGTCGCTGTTTCCTGACAGAGTTCGAACGTGACTATGCCCTGTTCAACGAGAGCTACAAAAGCTACTTCCCGGCAGACCGCTTGCCGGCACGCACCACAGTGGGCGTGACTGCACTGGCGGTGGGCGCGCTGGTCGAAATCGACCTGATCGCGCGCCGACCACAAGAGGGAGAACGCTGA
- a CDS encoding acyl-CoA carboxylase subunit beta, producing the protein MKDIIKELHDRRDDARLGGGQKRIDSQHAKGKLTARERIELLLDEGSFEEFDMFKTHRCTDFGMEASQPYGDGVVTGWGTINGRMVYVFSQDFTVFGGSLSETHAEKICKIMDMAVQNGAPVIGLNDSGGARIQEGVASLAGYAEVFQRNIMASGVVPQISVIMGPCAGGAVYSPAMTDFIFMVKDTSYMFVTGPDVVKTVTNEVVTAEELGGASTHTKKSSVADGAFDNDVEALSEVRRLVDFLPLNNREKAPVRPFFDEPGRLDASLDTIIPDNANTPYDMKEVIHKIADEGDFYEIQEEHAKNIITGFIRLEGQTVGVVANQPMVLAGCLDIDSSKKAARFVRFCDAFEIPVLTLVDVPGFLPGTSQEYGGVIKHGAKLLFAYGEATVPKVTVITRKAYGGAYDVMASKHLRGDFNYAWPTAEIAVMGAKGATEIIHRADLGDAAKIAAHTQNYEDRFANPFVAAERGFIDEVIQPRSTRKRVARAFASLRNKQLKNPWKKHDNIPL; encoded by the coding sequence GTGAAAGATATTATCAAAGAACTTCACGACCGCCGCGACGATGCCCGTCTGGGAGGCGGGCAGAAGCGCATCGACAGCCAGCACGCCAAGGGTAAACTGACAGCGCGCGAGCGGATCGAACTGCTGCTGGATGAAGGCAGCTTTGAAGAATTCGACATGTTCAAGACGCACCGCTGCACCGACTTCGGGATGGAGGCGTCGCAGCCCTATGGCGACGGTGTCGTGACAGGCTGGGGTACGATCAATGGCCGCATGGTTTATGTGTTTTCGCAGGATTTCACCGTTTTCGGCGGGTCCCTGTCGGAAACCCACGCCGAAAAGATTTGCAAAATCATGGATATGGCCGTGCAGAACGGCGCGCCTGTGATCGGGCTCAACGATTCCGGCGGCGCACGTATCCAGGAAGGCGTTGCCTCTCTTGCAGGCTATGCGGAAGTGTTCCAGCGCAACATCATGGCATCGGGCGTGGTGCCGCAGATCTCCGTGATCATGGGGCCCTGCGCCGGCGGCGCGGTCTATTCCCCGGCGATGACGGATTTCATCTTCATGGTGAAAGACACCTCTTACATGTTCGTCACCGGTCCCGATGTTGTGAAAACCGTGACCAATGAGGTGGTGACTGCCGAGGAACTTGGGGGCGCTTCGACCCATACCAAGAAATCTTCGGTCGCGGATGGCGCATTCGACAATGACGTTGAGGCCCTGTCCGAAGTGCGCCGTCTGGTGGACTTCCTGCCGCTCAATAACCGTGAAAAGGCGCCGGTGCGTCCCTTCTTTGACGAACCGGGCCGTTTGGATGCGTCTTTGGACACGATCATCCCGGACAATGCGAACACGCCCTACGACATGAAGGAAGTGATCCATAAGATTGCTGATGAGGGTGATTTCTACGAAATTCAGGAAGAGCACGCCAAGAACATCATCACCGGCTTCATCCGTCTGGAAGGTCAGACGGTCGGTGTGGTGGCAAACCAGCCTATGGTTCTGGCTGGCTGCCTTGACATCGATAGTTCCAAAAAGGCCGCACGTTTTGTGCGCTTCTGCGACGCGTTCGAAATTCCGGTGCTGACACTGGTTGACGTACCGGGCTTCCTGCCGGGAACCAGCCAAGAATACGGCGGCGTGATCAAGCACGGTGCCAAGCTGCTGTTCGCTTATGGCGAAGCAACCGTGCCGAAAGTGACCGTGATCACCCGCAAGGCCTATGGTGGTGCCTATGACGTGATGGCGTCCAAACACCTGCGCGGCGATTTCAACTATGCCTGGCCGACTGCCGAAATCGCTGTGATGGGCGCAAAAGGCGCGACCGAGATCATCCACCGCGCCGATCTGGGCGATGCCGCGAAAATCGCAGCTCATACGCAGAACTACGAAGACCGGTTTGCCAACCCCTTCGTCGCGGCAGAGCGTGGCTTCATCGATGAGGTGATCCAGCCCCGTTCGACGCGCAAACGGGTGGCCCGCGCCTTTGCCAGTCTGCGTAACAAGCAGCTGAAGAACCCGTGGAAAAAGCACGACAACATTCCATTGTAA